The nucleotide sequence AAGAACCGCCTGCAGATGGCTTGCTGCGATCGCGAAGCAGTTCCGAAAACCTCTAAGCTGGGGACGCAGTACTTTGCCCACAAACAGAAGGGCGACTGCCCCACCGCGCCAGAAACGAAGGAGCATCTTTACCTCAAAGACTTAGCCGCCCGCGCCGCCGCGAAAAACGGCTGGCAGGTGGAGACGGAGTCGGTGGGGCAGACACCCGAGGGGGAAGAGTGGAGCGCTGACGTGCTCTGTAGCAAACAGAAATCGCGCATGGCGATCGAGATTCAGTGGTCTCACCAGTCGGTCGAGGAATACGAGCGCCGTCAGCGGAAATACGCCGCCTCGAACGTTTTGGGTGTCTGGCTTTACCGGCTGCAGGGAAGCAAGCAGAAGGGGTACAAAGTCGAGCTACAGGATAGTTACGAGCTGCCTGTTTTTGGCATCGCCCATGACCGGCAGACCGGCGAGATGCGGGTGCCGAAGTTCCGGACAGGGATAGAAGATTTTGTCAGTGGCATGATGAGCGGTCGCCTGAAGTTTTCCCCCAAGCCAGGGGAGGTGCTGACGGCACAGGTGTTGGGCGCAGCAGTGGGGGAGCCTGAAACCTGCTGGCACTGCGGGTGTCCTATGAAGTATGTAACCGGCTTTGATATTGTCACCACCAGCGGCGATCGCCTGCGGTTCGCTCAGTTCGGAGAGGACGGCGTCGCCGAGCTGATCGAGCGCCATGTCCCCGACCACCTGCTCGCCAGTCTGGGGTATGGCAGAGTGAGCAGCCGCTACATCCATCAAAATCAGCTTGCGCCCGACTGCGGACTAACTTGCCGCAGATGTCATCGCAATAATAGCGGTTTCTACTGCGGAGATAAGAGTTACGGGCTCGGTTCAAAACCGGTCTTTTTTGGGTAACACATTTTAAGGGCAGGGCAGATCTAAGCAAAGCTTACTCGGCAAGGGTTGGAGGCTTTGGTGTTCAACCGAGAGTGTTACCCTCGGTTGAACCATGCCCATTCCACGTAAGGGCTCGTAACCCTTACGTGGAATGGGTTATAGCGATACTCTAAATATATTACGCTCCCTCACAGCCATCGGGAGAATTATTGTCTTAGAGCATGTTTGACAAGTCTACCGTCCTACGAGAGAGTGGGGGCTACAGACGTCAGCTCCGAACAAGAGCATAAGGGTTTCAGGCTTGTCAGCTACCTTTTCAAACGCTCTCTTAGGAAGTACACCAGATGATGATGAGTTAGTTCCGAACTGTTGTATGTTTATGTATGAAATCCGGAGATTATCGAAAGGATGAGGATAAACACTCGGCCTGAGTTATCATGATCCCATAGAGCTTTGCTCTATTTTTCTAGGGTTTTGTAGTATTTAAGAGGATCTTTCACGCTTTTGGCGATCAATACAGGAGAGTCTCCAATACCTACGTAGAGGAACAGTTAATCGGTATTTCTGGTTCTAAAAAAACGTGATCCTAGAGATATAGTGAAGGATTCTGACCGGATCGTCAAAAGTGTGAAGGAAGCATTTAAGAGTAGTCCAAGTAGTTAGGGCGCATCACTGGCATTATTTTCATCTTAATCGGGAAAGTCTATGTCGCCCGCAGTTAGCAAAAAGTATTCACTAATTTCTCTAGTATGGCGAAATCTTCAAGATATGATGCTGTTGTGATTGGAGGAGGATTTTTTGGATGCAAGCTATCCTTGTACCTGAAACAGTACATGAAACATGTTTTGATTCTTGAAAAGGAGCCTAACTTACTACAACGCGCCTCTTATGCCAATCAGGCTAGAGTTCACAACGGCTATCACTATCCAAGAAGTATTCTGACTGGCCTGCGCTCCCGAGTCAGCTTCCCTCAATTTGTGAATGAATACCGAGAGTGTATTGCTATTAATTTTGATAATTACTATGCAGTTAGTCAGATATTTTCCAAGGTTAATGCTAATCAATTTAAAACCTTTTGCGAGCGAATTGGATCTCCAATAGAGCTGGCTCCGAGGTCAATCAAAAAACTTTTCAATGGACATTTAATTGAGGAAGTATTTTGCACCAAAGAATATGCTTTCGATGCGGTTAAGCTGAAAGAAAGAATGTATAGTGAGCTGGAGAAAGAGAAAGTAGAAGTCAAATTTAAGGCAGAAGTATTTAGGTTAAAAAATCACAATGATTCAGCAGGAATTGAAGTTGATTTTCAAACTGAATCTGGATGCGAGCGCGTCGCATCCAGATATGTCTTTAACTGTACCTATTCTGCGCTCAATAAGATTCTCTCAGCGTCTAATTTGCCGACTATTCCGCTGAAGCACGAGCTAGCTGAGATGTCACTGGTTGAAGTCCCAGAGCCGGTAAAATATTTGGGGATTACCGTCATGTGCGGCCCCTTTTTCTCCATCATGCCTTTCCCGCCGAGGAATTTGCATACGCTCTCACACGTGCGATACACACCTCACTGCTATTGGCAAGATACTGAAGATTCTGCCAGTGCAGCCAGTGAGATTTATCGGCAGGCAGCCCGTCAAACCAATTATCCCCACATGATTAGGGACGCAGCACGCTACATGCCAATTCTCAAAAGTTGCCGCTATGTTGATTCTCTGTGGGAAGTCAAGACCGTTCTACCTCAAAGTGAAGTCGATGACAGCAGGCCTATTCTTTTTAAAAGGAATCAGAGATTGCCCAACTTGACCTGTGTCTTGGGAGGAAAAATTGACAATGTCTACGATCTTCCCGGTGAAATTCAGTTTCTCGAAGGCGAAGGCGAAGGAGTGAGAATTTGATGGCTAAATCTGACTGCTTTGTTTCAGTAATTGCTCCGCTCTATAATCATTCCCAGATTGTGGAGGCTTTTGTCGATGAAGTCATTCAAGTCTTGCGCAACAACTATACCAATTATGAACTGGTACTGGTTGATGACGTTTCAGAGGATGACACGGCACAAAAAGCCGCTTTACTGTTGAAAGAATATGAATGTATTAGACTGATCGAGCTTTCCAGACACTTCGGGACTGAAGTTGCCATCTCCTCAGGCTTGGATTCAGTGATTGGGGATTTTGTGGTGGTGATGCTCCCTCAATCAGATCCCCCTGGACTGATTCCTAGGCTAATTGAGCAATGTCGAACGGGAAAAGATATCCTAATTGGAGTTCGCCAGAACCGTCGTGGAGAACCCTTCTGGATGAGGGCTGGTGCTAATTCATTTTACTGGTGCTGCAAACGGCTATTCAAAATCCCCCTAACCAAAAATGCCACTCAATTTTGGGTTCTCAGCAGGCAGGTGGTCAATGCACTGGTTCAGGTTCGAGATAAGTATAGGTACTTGCGCCTCCTTAGTGCCTACGTAGGTTACAGGAGCCAAACCTTCATTTACGAGCCAATTAGGAGATATAGAAGAGTCAGAGCTAAAAGTTTAATTGAATCTATTAATCTCGGCTTACAGATTATTTTTTTTAATTCTGCCAACCCACTGAGATTGGCCAGCTTATTGAGTCTTTTTTCCAGTCTTTTAAATCTGATTTATATCCTCTATGTCGCGCTCGTATATCTGTTTAAAGAGAGAGTAGTAGAAGGATGGGTGACCTTGTCGATACA is from Synechococcus sp. PCC 7336 and encodes:
- a CDS encoding competence protein CoiA codes for the protein MPLRARLNGKEIAAYSYDDRAWKRLKAAYRKNRLQMACCDREAVPKTSKLGTQYFAHKQKGDCPTAPETKEHLYLKDLAARAAAKNGWQVETESVGQTPEGEEWSADVLCSKQKSRMAIEIQWSHQSVEEYERRQRKYAASNVLGVWLYRLQGSKQKGYKVELQDSYELPVFGIAHDRQTGEMRVPKFRTGIEDFVSGMMSGRLKFSPKPGEVLTAQVLGAAVGEPETCWHCGCPMKYVTGFDIVTTSGDRLRFAQFGEDGVAELIERHVPDHLLASLGYGRVSSRYIHQNQLAPDCGLTCRRCHRNNSGFYCGDKSYGLGSKPVFFG
- a CDS encoding glycosyltransferase family 2 protein: MAKSDCFVSVIAPLYNHSQIVEAFVDEVIQVLRNNYTNYELVLVDDVSEDDTAQKAALLLKEYECIRLIELSRHFGTEVAISSGLDSVIGDFVVVMLPQSDPPGLIPRLIEQCRTGKDILIGVRQNRRGEPFWMRAGANSFYWCCKRLFKIPLTKNATQFWVLSRQVVNALVQVRDKYRYLRLLSAYVGYRSQTFIYEPIRRYRRVRAKSLIESINLGLQIIFFNSANPLRLASLLSLFSSLLNLIYILYVALVYLFKERVVEGWVTLSIQNAFMFFFISIILAILCEYIGLMFVKSRGWAAYYIAGEKNSSILIADKERRNIVNDSRNIKI
- a CDS encoding FAD-dependent oxidoreductase, encoding MAKSSRYDAVVIGGGFFGCKLSLYLKQYMKHVLILEKEPNLLQRASYANQARVHNGYHYPRSILTGLRSRVSFPQFVNEYRECIAINFDNYYAVSQIFSKVNANQFKTFCERIGSPIELAPRSIKKLFNGHLIEEVFCTKEYAFDAVKLKERMYSELEKEKVEVKFKAEVFRLKNHNDSAGIEVDFQTESGCERVASRYVFNCTYSALNKILSASNLPTIPLKHELAEMSLVEVPEPVKYLGITVMCGPFFSIMPFPPRNLHTLSHVRYTPHCYWQDTEDSASAASEIYRQAARQTNYPHMIRDAARYMPILKSCRYVDSLWEVKTVLPQSEVDDSRPILFKRNQRLPNLTCVLGGKIDNVYDLPGEIQFLEGEGEGVRI